The following nucleotide sequence is from Candidatus Obscuribacterales bacterium.
CGGGCAGAGAACTTAAGGAGGTAGCTGTGGCACGCTCGTTCCCGCTAGAAAAAATACGAAATATGGGAATTGCCGCACACATTGATGCTGGTAAAACAACGACTACAGAGAGAATTTTGTTCTACTCTGGCGTTGTCCATAAAATTGGGGAAGTTCATGAGGGCACTGCCGTCACGGACTGGATGGAGCAAGAGCGGGAGCGTGGCATCACCATCACGGCAGCAGCTATCACCACCCACTGGAAAGATCACCAGATCAACATTATTGATACGCCAGGGCACGTTGATTTCACCATTGAAGTTGAGCGCTCCATGCGTGTCTTAGATGGTGTGATTGCCGTCTTTTGCTCGGTAGGTGGAGTTCAGCCTCAGTCAGAAACCGTTTGGCGACAAGCCGACCGCTATTCTGTGCCGCGCATCGCCTTCGTCAACAAGATGGATCGAACCGGTGCGAACTTCTATAAGGTCTACCAGCAAATTACGGAGCGACTTCGGGCGAATGCGGTGCCGATTCAGCTACCGATCGGGAGTGAAGGCCAGTTTCGAGGCATTGTTGACCTCGTAACTATGAAAGCCTATATTTACGCCAATGATTTAGGCACGGATATTCAGGAAACTGAGATTCCCGATGAAGTCCAAGAGTTAGTCGATGAGTATCGAGGCAAGTTGATCGAGTCTGTTGCCGAAACAGACGACCATCTCACCGAAAAATACTTAGACGGTGAGGATCTTACCCTAGATGAGATCAAGCTGGCCTTGCGTCGAGGAACGATCGCCGGCACTCTGGTTCCCGTCATGTGTGGCTCTGCTTTCAAGAATAAGGGCGTACAACTGCTCTTGGATGCTGTGGTGGATTATCTACCATCGCCTCTAGAGGTTCCCCCTATTCAGGGCTTGCTGCCTGACGGTTCCACCACCGAAAGGATTGCCGATGATGACGCTCCCCTATCTGCTCTTGCCTTCAAGATCATGGCGGATCCCTATGGACGCCTAACATTCCTACGGGTCTACTCAGGCGTTTTATCCAAGGGGAGTTATGTTTATAATTCTGCTAAGGGTAAGAAAGAGCGCATCTCTCGCTTGATTGTTCTTAAAGCAGACGATCGCATTGAGGTGGATGAGCTGCGTGCCGGGGATCTAGGGGCAGCACTGGGTCTCAAGGATACGTTTACTGGAGATACCATCTGCGACGAAGCCTCACCCATTGTTTTGGAATCACTCTATGTTCCTGAACCGGTCATTTCGGTTGCTGTGGAGC
It contains:
- the fusA gene encoding elongation factor G; translated protein: MARSFPLEKIRNMGIAAHIDAGKTTTTERILFYSGVVHKIGEVHEGTAVTDWMEQERERGITITAAAITTHWKDHQINIIDTPGHVDFTIEVERSMRVLDGVIAVFCSVGGVQPQSETVWRQADRYSVPRIAFVNKMDRTGANFYKVYQQITERLRANAVPIQLPIGSEGQFRGIVDLVTMKAYIYANDLGTDIQETEIPDEVQELVDEYRGKLIESVAETDDHLTEKYLDGEDLTLDEIKLALRRGTIAGTLVPVMCGSAFKNKGVQLLLDAVVDYLPSPLEVPPIQGLLPDGSTTERIADDDAPLSALAFKIMADPYGRLTFLRVYSGVLSKGSYVYNSAKGKKERISRLIVLKADDRIEVDELRAGDLGAALGLKDTFTGDTICDEASPIVLESLYVPEPVISVAVEPKTKQDMEKLSKALQSLSEEDPTFRVATNPETNQTVIAGMGELHLEILVDRMLREFKVEAHVGAPQVAYRETIRKATQAEGKFIRQSGGKGQYGHVVIAVEPGETGSGFEFVSKIVGGSIPREYIPAAEQGIKEACESGIVAGYPVIDVKVTLLDGSYHDVDSSEMAFKIAGSMAIKEAVMKASPVVLEPMMKVEVEVPDDFLGTVIGDLISRRGHIEGQSAGDGLAKVTAKVPLERMFGYATDIRSNTQGRGIFSMEFSRYEDVPQSIAEVIIAKNKGNA